One Serinicoccus chungangensis genomic window carries:
- the betC gene encoding choline-sulfatase, which yields MTAPNIVVIQADQLAPQALGAYGDEAALTPHMDALAEQGAVFDRAYCTTPLCAPSRASMMTGLMPSELGCYDNGDDFAASVPTFAHLLRSAGYHTALVGRMHFIGPDQHHGFEQRLTTDVYPADLDMVPDWGRPLDQRLQWYHAADPVFTAGAATATVQQDFDDEVLFRSLRHLDDRARADQAAQREGNPAQPFLMVTSFIHPHDPYEPPREHWERFADVPVPAPVHPQVPDVGQDPHSHRLRTMSGFDRQDPGPESVARARRAYYAAVSYVDDMVGALLARLDVLGLADRTVVVLTSDHGDMLGERGLWYKMSPYERSSRVPLVLSGPPDLVRPGRYANPVSLLDVLPTLVELAGADPTPVGGARAGVSLLESARREVAGASPQDRDVVIEYLAEGTHHPQVTLVRGPLKLVLCPGDPDQLYDLAADPHELRNVVLEDGYAEDAAAMRAELEDRYDLAEVEAEVLASQRRRSLVAHALSQGRARPWDLVVQEEERYVRGDFWAAFRYAKLADGGE from the coding sequence ATGACCGCACCGAACATCGTAGTCATCCAGGCCGACCAGCTGGCGCCGCAGGCGCTCGGCGCTTACGGCGACGAGGCGGCGCTGACGCCGCACATGGACGCGCTGGCCGAGCAGGGTGCGGTCTTCGACCGCGCCTACTGCACGACCCCCCTCTGCGCGCCGTCCCGGGCGTCGATGATGACCGGGCTGATGCCCTCCGAGCTGGGCTGCTACGACAACGGCGACGACTTCGCGGCCTCGGTGCCGACCTTCGCCCACCTGCTGCGCTCGGCGGGCTACCACACCGCCCTCGTCGGGCGGATGCACTTCATCGGGCCGGACCAGCACCACGGCTTCGAGCAGCGGCTGACCACGGACGTCTACCCGGCGGACCTGGACATGGTGCCGGACTGGGGCCGCCCGCTGGACCAGCGGCTGCAGTGGTACCACGCCGCCGACCCGGTCTTCACGGCCGGCGCCGCGACGGCGACCGTGCAGCAGGACTTCGACGACGAGGTGCTCTTCCGCAGCCTGCGGCACCTCGACGACCGGGCCCGGGCCGACCAGGCGGCGCAGCGGGAGGGGAACCCGGCGCAGCCCTTCCTCATGGTCACCTCGTTCATCCACCCGCACGACCCCTACGAGCCGCCGCGGGAGCACTGGGAGCGCTTCGCGGACGTGCCGGTCCCCGCACCGGTCCACCCCCAGGTGCCGGACGTCGGGCAGGACCCGCACTCGCACCGGCTGCGGACCATGAGCGGCTTCGACCGGCAGGACCCCGGCCCGGAGTCGGTCGCGCGGGCCAGACGCGCCTACTACGCGGCCGTGAGCTACGTCGACGACATGGTCGGGGCCCTCCTCGCCCGGCTGGACGTCCTCGGGCTCGCGGACCGCACCGTGGTCGTGCTCACCAGCGACCACGGGGACATGCTGGGCGAGCGGGGCCTGTGGTACAAGATGTCGCCCTACGAGCGGTCGAGCCGGGTGCCGCTCGTCCTGAGCGGGCCGCCCGACCTCGTGCGGCCGGGGCGCTACGCCAACCCGGTGAGCCTGCTCGACGTCCTGCCGACGCTGGTCGAGCTCGCGGGTGCGGACCCCACCCCGGTCGGCGGCGCCCGGGCGGGTGTCTCGCTGCTGGAGAGCGCGCGGCGGGAGGTGGCCGGCGCCTCGCCGCAGGACCGGGACGTCGTCATCGAGTACCTCGCGGAGGGGACCCACCACCCGCAGGTGACCCTCGTCCGCGGCCCGCTCAAGCTGGTGCTCTGCCCGGGGGACCCGGACCAGCTCTACGACCTCGCGGCCGACCCGCACGAGCTGCGCAACGTCGTGCTGGAGGACGGGTACGCCGAGGACGCGGCCGCGATGCGGGCCGAGCTCGAGGACCGCTACGACCTCGCCGAGGTGGAGGCGGAGGTCCTGGCCAGCCAGCGGCGGCGCAGCCTCGTGGCCCACGCCCTGTCCCAGGGACGGGCCCGGCCCTGGGACCTGGTCGTGCAGGAGGAGGAACGCTACGTGCGCGGCGACTTCTGGGCGGCGTTCCGCTACGCCAAGCTGGCCGACGGCGGGGAGTGA
- a CDS encoding BCCT family transporter — protein MDDLARRLGLKTNPQIFFTSAGLMVLILALLLIFPASIGDGFAAARTWVTTNLGWFFIFGVTVWLIFLIWIASSKYGDLKLGKGDEVPAYTRVSWFTMLFAGGIGTILMFWGVAEPISHFTTPPFPDVEPYSAQAAEDAMNVALYHLGLHTWAIFTLPGLAFGFFIYRYDLPMRVSSVFYPFLKERIHGPIGKTIDVFAVLGTLFGLAVSLGLGTSQISAGLSELTGVGDSVLVRVLVITVLTAVATTSVAVGLDKGIKRLSNLNIGMAVGMMLFVLFTGGATVFLLRSLIESAGNYLAALPSLAFWNDALANATQADGWGWQAGWTVFYWAWTVTWAPFMGVFLARISRGRTVREFVGGVLVAPTLFTLVWFVIFGWSAMEIDGIGGDGGPISAAVAESVPLAMFTFFENFPLTTLLQGLVIVVVALFFATSADSAALVIDMLCSGENEEGPVGQRVFWAVCLGALAALLIVLGGDEALPALQEVITVVGLPIFILVFAMIPALFAGLRAEKKRVEHGDPTVTPQEQIEIVEREDERQREEAARQREEAARQREEAENGVPAQKETSS, from the coding sequence GTGGACGACCTCGCACGCCGGTTGGGCCTGAAGACCAACCCTCAAATCTTCTTCACCTCGGCCGGGTTGATGGTCCTCATCCTGGCCCTGCTGCTCATCTTCCCCGCCAGCATCGGTGACGGCTTCGCCGCAGCCCGCACGTGGGTGACGACCAACCTCGGCTGGTTCTTCATCTTCGGCGTCACCGTGTGGCTCATCTTCCTCATCTGGATCGCCAGCAGCAAGTACGGCGACCTGAAGCTCGGCAAGGGCGACGAGGTCCCGGCCTACACCCGGGTCTCCTGGTTCACCATGCTCTTCGCCGGCGGCATCGGCACCATCCTCATGTTCTGGGGCGTCGCCGAGCCCATCTCGCACTTCACCACCCCGCCCTTCCCGGACGTGGAGCCCTACAGCGCCCAGGCGGCGGAGGACGCGATGAACGTCGCGCTCTACCACCTGGGTCTGCACACGTGGGCCATCTTCACCCTCCCCGGGCTGGCCTTCGGCTTCTTCATCTACCGCTACGACCTCCCGATGCGCGTGAGCTCGGTGTTCTACCCCTTCCTCAAGGAGCGCATCCACGGCCCGATCGGCAAGACCATCGACGTCTTCGCCGTCCTCGGCACCCTCTTCGGCCTCGCGGTCAGCCTGGGTCTGGGCACCTCGCAGATCAGCGCCGGCCTGTCCGAGCTGACCGGTGTCGGTGACAGCGTGCTCGTCCGGGTCCTCGTCATCACCGTGCTCACCGCCGTGGCGACCACGTCGGTGGCCGTCGGTCTCGACAAGGGCATCAAGCGGCTGTCCAACCTCAACATCGGGATGGCCGTCGGCATGATGCTCTTCGTCCTCTTCACCGGGGGCGCGACCGTCTTCCTGCTCCGCTCGCTCATCGAGAGCGCCGGCAACTACCTGGCCGCCCTGCCCTCGCTGGCCTTCTGGAACGACGCGCTGGCCAACGCCACCCAGGCCGACGGCTGGGGCTGGCAGGCCGGGTGGACCGTCTTCTACTGGGCCTGGACGGTCACCTGGGCACCCTTCATGGGAGTCTTCCTGGCCCGGATCTCCCGGGGCCGCACGGTCCGGGAGTTCGTCGGCGGCGTCCTCGTGGCCCCCACGCTGTTCACCCTCGTGTGGTTCGTCATCTTCGGCTGGTCGGCGATGGAGATCGACGGCATCGGCGGTGACGGCGGGCCGATCTCCGCGGCGGTCGCCGAGAGCGTGCCGCTCGCGATGTTCACCTTCTTCGAGAACTTCCCCCTGACGACGCTGCTGCAGGGCCTGGTCATCGTCGTCGTGGCGCTCTTCTTCGCCACGTCGGCCGACTCCGCGGCCCTGGTCATCGACATGCTGTGCAGCGGCGAGAACGAGGAGGGCCCGGTCGGACAGCGCGTGTTCTGGGCGGTCTGCCTCGGTGCGCTGGCCGCGCTGCTCATCGTCCTCGGCGGTGACGAGGCCCTCCCGGCGCTCCAGGAGGTCATCACCGTCGTCGGGCTCCCGATCTTCATCCTCGTCTTCGCGATGATCCCGGCCCTCTTCGCCGGCCTGCGGGCCGAGAAGAAGCGGGTCGAGCACGGCGACCCGACGGTCACGCCCCAGGAGCAGATCGAGATCGTCGAGCGGGAGGACGAGCGGCAGCGCGAGGAGGCCGCCCGGCAGCGCGAGGAGGCCGCCCGGCAGCGCGAGGAGGCCGAGAACGGCGTCCCCGCCCAGAAGGAGACCTCCTCCTGA